One part of the Paraglaciecola sp. L3A3 genome encodes these proteins:
- the trxA gene encoding thioredoxin TrxA: MSDKIITLSDDSFEADVINAAGPVLVDFWAEWCGPCKMIAPILHEIADEFEGKLTVGKLNVDENNETPPKYGIRGIPTLLLFKDGNVAATKVGALSKAQLVEFLNENI; the protein is encoded by the coding sequence ATGAGCGACAAAATTATCACCTTGTCTGACGATAGTTTCGAGGCCGATGTTATCAATGCTGCTGGTCCTGTGTTAGTTGACTTTTGGGCCGAATGGTGTGGCCCCTGTAAAATGATCGCGCCAATTTTGCATGAAATTGCTGACGAATTTGAAGGCAAGTTAACAGTTGGCAAGCTGAATGTCGACGAAAATAACGAAACACCACCAAAGTATGGCATCAGAGGTATCCCCACTTTGTTATTATTCAAAGATGGAAATGTTGCTGCAACTAAAGTGGGCGCATTATCTAAAGCGCAATTAGTTGAGTTCTTGAACGAAAATATTTAG